From a single Microcoleus sp. FACHB-831 genomic region:
- the ptsP gene encoding phosphoenolpyruvate--protein phosphotransferase: MVGIVIVSHSQKLAQGVQELAQQMVGGAGKCAIAAGIDDPENPFGTDVMQVYQAIDSVYSDDGVVVFMDLGSAVMSAEMALEFLAEEQRKNVILCEAPLVEGAIAAIVQAATGANLEQVLAEARGALAAKTLSLVEMAIAQVSPHDALSIPSSGNQELPREIHLTVQNQMGLHARPAAKFVTIASRFQSKVTLKNLTNNSDAVNAKSINQVVTLGVRNGNKIAIAASGLDADEVLAALQELVEANFGEEVGERETILGQNSIAPEPVKNKGEKIQNCLFGIPASPGVAIGKVTLYQPAFLTVEQQKTENPQAEWQQLQTAISTARHQIQILRNQISATAGEEEAAIFDAHLLCLEDPVLIQRTRQLIFEDTFIAAAAWKTVIDETVASYEAMSDLYLKARAGDVSDVGQRVLRSLVGTVPTTLDLQEPAIVLATDLTPSETAQLDVTKVLGICTVLGGANSHSGILARSLNIPAVLGVGAELLSLENGALIAMDGETGQIWLQPDEQQLNELQIKRDEGLATVQALKTVAQQPAITRDGNQIKVMANILTVGDAKNSLENGAEGVGLLRSEFLYMERLIAPSEEEQLEVYQAIASTLSPHPLIIRALDIGGDKPIYYLNLPQEANPFLGWRGIRSLLDFPDILKTQLRAILRASYQHPIKLMFPMVSSAREIRAAKEILATAKTELRTEGIQFNESLEVGIMIEVPAAVVMADKLATEVDFFSIGTNDLSQYVMASDRTNPKVANLADAFEPAVLRMIQQTAIAAHKANIWVGVCGELASSPLATPILVGLGVDELSMNSSAIPAVKAVISELTMEEAQAIAYAVLELDSAEAVKNYLAAR, from the coding sequence ATGGTTGGAATTGTAATAGTATCGCACAGTCAAAAGTTAGCACAAGGAGTACAAGAGCTAGCACAACAGATGGTTGGGGGCGCGGGGAAGTGCGCGATCGCGGCTGGAATTGACGATCCAGAAAATCCATTTGGCACGGATGTAATGCAAGTTTATCAAGCCATTGACTCAGTTTATAGCGACGATGGCGTAGTGGTTTTTATGGATTTAGGTAGCGCCGTAATGAGTGCAGAAATGGCGTTGGAATTTCTCGCAGAAGAACAGCGCAAAAACGTGATATTGTGCGAAGCGCCACTTGTAGAAGGAGCGATCGCGGCAATAGTTCAAGCAGCTACGGGTGCTAACCTTGAGCAAGTTTTGGCTGAAGCAAGAGGAGCATTAGCAGCTAAAACATTGAGCCTTGTAGAAATGGCAATTGCTCAGGTATCTCCTCATGATGCACTTTCAATTCCCTCAAGCGGCAACCAAGAATTGCCGCGAGAAATACATCTCACAGTTCAAAATCAAATGGGTTTGCACGCTCGTCCCGCTGCAAAATTTGTTACTATCGCATCCCGATTTCAGTCTAAAGTTACTCTGAAAAACTTAACTAATAACAGCGATGCAGTTAACGCCAAGAGCATTAATCAGGTAGTTACATTAGGAGTTCGCAACGGAAATAAGATAGCGATCGCCGCCTCTGGACTTGATGCAGATGAAGTTTTGGCAGCATTGCAAGAGCTTGTAGAAGCAAACTTCGGTGAAGAAGTAGGGGAACGGGAAACAATCTTAGGCCAAAATTCGATTGCGCCTGAACCCGTTAAAAATAAGGGAGAGAAAATTCAAAATTGTTTGTTTGGTATTCCTGCATCTCCAGGCGTGGCTATTGGCAAAGTAACACTATATCAACCAGCATTTCTCACCGTAGAACAGCAGAAAACAGAAAATCCCCAAGCAGAATGGCAGCAGTTACAAACAGCAATTTCTACGGCTCGTCATCAGATTCAAATTCTCCGCAATCAAATATCTGCTACAGCAGGAGAAGAGGAAGCGGCTATTTTCGATGCTCACTTACTTTGTTTAGAAGATCCAGTTTTAATACAGCGGACGCGCCAGCTAATTTTTGAGGATACTTTTATTGCAGCAGCAGCTTGGAAAACTGTAATAGATGAGACAGTTGCTTCCTACGAAGCTATGTCAGATTTATACTTAAAAGCACGCGCTGGGGATGTTTCTGATGTGGGACAGCGAGTGTTGCGATCGCTTGTGGGTACTGTACCAACTACTTTAGATTTACAAGAACCAGCGATTGTGCTAGCTACTGACTTAACTCCTTCAGAAACTGCACAGTTAGATGTAACTAAGGTTTTAGGAATTTGTACAGTTTTAGGCGGTGCAAATTCTCATAGTGGAATTTTAGCGCGATCGCTTAATATTCCCGCTGTACTCGGCGTTGGTGCGGAGTTGCTGAGTTTAGAAAATGGCGCTCTCATTGCTATGGATGGAGAAACTGGTCAAATATGGTTACAACCAGATGAGCAACAGTTAAACGAATTGCAAATAAAAAGAGATGAGGGGTTAGCTACAGTTCAAGCATTAAAAACAGTAGCACAACAACCAGCAATTACTCGCGATGGAAATCAAATCAAAGTAATGGCAAACATTTTAACGGTTGGGGATGCAAAAAATTCCCTGGAAAACGGTGCTGAGGGAGTGGGATTGCTGCGTAGTGAATTTTTATATATGGAGCGGTTAATAGCTCCAAGTGAAGAAGAACAGCTAGAAGTTTATCAAGCGATCGCGTCTACTTTATCTCCCCATCCGCTAATTATTCGCGCTTTGGATATTGGTGGAGACAAGCCAATTTATTATCTAAACTTGCCACAAGAAGCTAATCCATTTTTGGGATGGCGGGGAATTCGGAGTTTGTTAGATTTTCCCGATATATTAAAAACTCAGCTAAGGGCAATTTTACGAGCAAGCTACCAACACCCAATTAAATTAATGTTTCCGATGGTGTCTTCAGCGAGAGAGATAAGAGCTGCAAAGGAGATTTTAGCAACAGCAAAAACAGAATTGCGAACTGAGGGAATCCAGTTTAACGAATCTCTGGAAGTGGGAATTATGATAGAAGTTCCTGCCGCTGTTGTTATGGCTGATAAATTAGCAACAGAGGTAGATTTTTTTAGTATAGGAACTAACGACTTAAGCCAGTATGTAATGGCAAGCGATCGCACTAATCCCAAAGTAGCTAATCTTGCCGATGCTTTTGAACCAGCAGTATTGCGGATGATTCAACAAACTGCGATCGCGGCTCATAAAGCTAACATCTGGGTAGGAGTCTGCGGCGAGTTAGCTTCATCGCCTTTAGCGACACCAATTTTAGTTGGTTTGGGGGTAGATGAATTGAGTATGAACTCCTCAGCAATACCTGCTGTGAAGGCAGTTATTTCAGAATTAACAATGGAAGAAGCACAAGCGATCGCCTATGCTGTTTTAGAGCTAGATTCTGCCGAAGCAGTTAAAAATTATCTTGCTGCTCGGTAA
- a CDS encoding Uma2 family endonuclease, giving the protein MTVTIPIRAIELTPGSTISIHNLSWQDFEQILTELGEQRSTRIAYYQGTLEIMSPLALHERPHRIIADIVKAILDAQGRDWEDFGSTTLKQPEIAGVEPDTCFYIQNASRVRGCTNMDLAVYPPPDLAIESDVTSKTTLNAYEALRVPEVWIYRSRQLKIYILQNGDYAESSVSSIFPDLPITKMIPQLVQKAIDEGTSRMLRELKIQLG; this is encoded by the coding sequence ATGACTGTTACCATTCCCATTCGTGCCATTGAACTCACTCCCGGTAGCACGATTAGCATTCATAACTTGTCTTGGCAGGACTTTGAACAGATTCTTACGGAACTGGGAGAACAGCGCAGCACCCGCATTGCATACTACCAAGGAACGCTGGAAATCATGTCTCCTTTGGCACTGCACGAACGCCCTCATCGCATCATTGCCGATATTGTCAAAGCTATCTTAGATGCTCAAGGGCGGGACTGGGAAGATTTTGGCTCAACTACTCTGAAGCAACCAGAAATTGCCGGAGTGGAACCCGATACCTGCTTTTACATCCAGAATGCCAGTCGTGTCCGGGGTTGCACCAATATGGATTTAGCAGTTTACCCACCCCCGGATCTTGCCATTGAGTCTGATGTAACTTCAAAGACCACCTTGAACGCCTACGAAGCCCTGCGCGTTCCGGAAGTGTGGATCTATCGGAGTCGCCAACTTAAGATTTACATTCTCCAAAACGGTGACTACGCGGAATCATCTGTCAGTTCTATCTTTCCCGATCTTCCCATCACCAAAATGATTCCCCAACTGGTACAAAAAGCCATTGATGAGGGAACCAGTCGGATGCTGCGCGAACTGAAAATACAACTGGGTTAA
- a CDS encoding DEAD/DEAH box helicase codes for MTFRNLGLSTDLLRAVADSGYTEATPIQQQAIPAILQGQDVFASAQTGTGKTAGFTLPLLQLLGTNNPNHVHRTPRALILTPTRELAAQVNDSVKTYGKYLSLRSTVVYGGVGMVPQVHMLRRGVDIVVATPGRLLDHVGQKTIDLSQIEILVLDECDRMLDMGFIHDIRKILAKLPESRQTLMFSATFSKPIQQLASTLLKSPTQIEVAARNTAAEQVEQLVYLVDRDRKRELLSYTIGFHNWQQVLVFTRTKHGANRLAEQLSKDGLKTTAIHGNKSQAARTRALQDFKQGKVRVLVATDVASRGLDIDQLPHVVNFELPDVPEDYVHRIGRTGRAGNEGRAVSLVCGDEYLLLKNIERLLNQTLARNVIPGYEPTSPAQRGVDQPKPQRSNQRRSNGGKSKTESAPARSKKSASPGTRGRKRLHSV; via the coding sequence ATGACATTTCGTAACCTCGGTCTTTCGACCGACCTGCTTCGTGCTGTTGCTGACTCTGGCTACACCGAAGCAACACCCATTCAGCAGCAAGCAATTCCCGCCATCCTGCAAGGACAAGACGTTTTCGCCAGCGCCCAAACTGGAACGGGCAAGACGGCTGGCTTTACCCTACCGCTACTGCAACTCCTGGGCACTAATAACCCCAACCACGTGCATCGCACGCCTCGCGCACTCATTCTCACACCCACTCGCGAACTGGCAGCCCAGGTCAACGATAGCGTCAAAACCTATGGCAAATACCTGTCGCTGAGATCGACAGTGGTTTATGGTGGCGTCGGAATGGTACCGCAAGTTCATATGCTGCGTCGGGGAGTTGATATTGTAGTCGCTACGCCCGGTCGGTTGCTCGACCACGTTGGGCAAAAGACAATAGATCTCTCCCAGATAGAGATATTGGTGCTGGATGAATGCGATCGCATGTTAGACATGGGCTTCATCCACGACATCCGCAAAATTTTGGCGAAACTGCCCGAGTCTCGGCAAACGCTGATGTTTTCTGCTACTTTCTCTAAACCGATTCAGCAGCTTGCCAGCACCCTGCTAAAGTCTCCGACTCAGATCGAAGTGGCTGCCCGCAATACAGCAGCAGAGCAGGTAGAACAGTTGGTATATCTTGTGGATCGCGATCGCAAGCGCGAATTGCTTTCTTACACCATCGGCTTCCACAATTGGCAACAGGTGCTAGTCTTCACCCGCACCAAACATGGCGCAAACCGTCTAGCCGAGCAGCTTTCTAAAGATGGGCTGAAAACAACTGCAATTCATGGCAACAAAAGTCAGGCAGCCCGTACCCGCGCCCTGCAAGACTTTAAGCAAGGGAAAGTGCGGGTATTAGTCGCCACCGACGTAGCATCGCGGGGTCTAGATATCGATCAACTACCACATGTAGTCAACTTTGAACTACCAGATGTACCAGAAGACTACGTGCATCGCATTGGTCGCACGGGTCGCGCTGGCAATGAAGGACGAGCCGTTTCGCTAGTCTGTGGGGATGAATATCTACTCCTAAAGAACATCGAACGATTGCTCAATCAAACCCTTGCCAGAAACGTGATTCCGGGATACGAGCCAACTTCGCCAGCCCAGAGAGGGGTAGACCAACCGAAGCCTCAACGCTCAAATCAACGTCGCAGTAACGGGGGGAAGTCGAAGACAGAATCGGCACCCGCCCGCAGCAAAAAGTCCGCATCCCCAGGGACTCGCGGGCGAAAACGCCTCCACAGTGTTTAA
- a CDS encoding DUF3122 domain-containing protein, which produces MLFHNQKIFSRLLVLGGLLLLLFLGQFILTQQPALAILRQHQDAPGVMRYHSQQSLLDESGQAWQVVLFKQITPGKPTLFHLRLVGFPGVAEVAHPQHLEITTATGKILTAADIFAPRSPAANVGEYNFTDALNLLGTSGSLTLSIPLKSQQNMTLKIPTSLVTEWQLLVTEITDAMLPSSFLEF; this is translated from the coding sequence ATGCTTTTTCATAATCAGAAAATATTCTCGCGACTACTGGTTTTGGGTGGATTACTGCTATTGTTATTCTTGGGTCAATTTATCTTAACGCAACAGCCAGCCCTCGCCATCCTTCGTCAGCATCAAGACGCACCCGGAGTAATGCGCTATCACTCCCAACAATCTTTACTAGATGAATCAGGACAAGCTTGGCAAGTCGTATTATTCAAACAAATAACACCAGGAAAGCCAACGCTTTTTCATCTCAGGCTAGTTGGCTTTCCTGGCGTTGCGGAAGTTGCTCACCCCCAACATTTAGAAATTACAACCGCAACAGGTAAAATTCTAACCGCAGCAGATATCTTTGCGCCGCGATCGCCAGCCGCCAATGTAGGCGAGTACAATTTTACAGATGCCTTAAACTTATTAGGAACCAGCGGTTCTCTCACGCTATCAATACCGCTAAAAAGCCAGCAAAATATGACATTAAAGATTCCCACAAGTCTTGTTACAGAGTGGCAATTGCTGGTAACTGAAATAACAGATGCAATGTTGCCAAGCAGCTTTTTAGAATTCTAA
- a CDS encoding endonuclease domain-containing protein: MGFYSGSFICIRNLVKWYKFRSQYSVGKFVVDFYCTEVKLAIEIDGDSHFQEGAQEYDRERQAFIESVGIRFLRFTNDEVYKNLEGVLEIISLKVRELR, encoded by the coding sequence ATGGGATTTTATTCTGGAAGCTTTATCTGTATCAGGAATTTAGTGAAATGGTATAAGTTTCGCAGCCAATACAGCGTCGGCAAATTCGTTGTCGATTTTTATTGCACTGAAGTTAAACTCGCTATAGAAATTGATGGAGATAGCCATTTTCAGGAGGGCGCCCAAGAATATGACCGAGAAAGGCAGGCTTTTATTGAGTCAGTTGGGATTAGGTTTTTAAGATTTACAAATGATGAGGTGTATAAGAATTTGGAGGGTGTTTTAGAGATAATTTCACTGAAGGTTCGGGAATTAAGATGA
- a CDS encoding endonuclease domain-containing protein, whose protein sequence is MDNQLSRIAGCRRQISPQLLQYARELRQRQTSAEEVLWECLRDRRLFNAKFRRQHNIGRYIADFYCHSSRLVVEVDGEIHKLRQLQDAARDAWMREHGLTVLRFTNDRVLNQLEGVLSAIAECLPSP, encoded by the coding sequence ATGGATAATCAGCTTTCTAGGATTGCAGGCTGTCGTCGGCAAATTTCACCACAACTGTTGCAATATGCCCGCGAACTAAGGCAAAGGCAAACCTCAGCCGAAGAAGTGTTGTGGGAGTGTTTGCGCGATCGCCGTTTGTTCAATGCAAAATTTCGCCGACAGCATAATATCGGGCGCTATATTGCTGATTTTTATTGCCATTCCAGCCGATTGGTGGTCGAGGTGGATGGAGAAATTCACAAGTTGCGTCAGCTACAGGATGCAGCGCGGGATGCGTGGATGCGGGAGCATGGTTTGACGGTGCTGCGATTTACCAACGATCGGGTGTTGAACCAGTTGGAGGGGGTTTTGAGTGCGATCGCGGAGTGTTTGCCCTCACCCTAA